In a single window of the Subtercola sp. PAMC28395 genome:
- a CDS encoding heavy metal-binding domain-containing protein has translation MTDQPQPVRQSVLSGLSGNEMYCIDLLGYHPGNLLVGNSVFSRGFLGSMSAGFRGMVGGEITEITSMITQGRHLSMQRLIGEMQHHQGHGATSVTTELIFHTQNIEFLSVASTVHQKVGVPAVAFTSASDGQELFCQVDAGYQPISFVMGNVAYSIGIGRGITGAFKQMARGEVRQYSDLFAQTRNLALQRIVDEATSVGANAVVGITTNILPFGGTAVQEMLMVGTASRHDISDPALAAMGVITSDLTAEEMWSLARIGYAPMKLVMGTSVYSLGLVGGITSAFKNFVKGEISELTQLIYGAREESLGKIRDQATAVGADDVIGIKTYVYDLGGGLIEFLAIGTAVKRTSVAHTRSEQLPPQAIVRDRDTFFNTAEASYGVTLTDQQQ, from the coding sequence ATGACAGACCAGCCCCAGCCGGTTCGCCAGTCCGTTCTGAGCGGACTGAGCGGCAACGAGATGTACTGCATCGATCTCCTCGGCTACCACCCCGGAAACCTCCTGGTCGGCAACAGTGTGTTCTCGAGGGGTTTCCTCGGGTCGATGAGCGCCGGGTTCAGGGGAATGGTCGGTGGGGAGATCACTGAGATCACTTCGATGATCACCCAGGGGCGTCACCTCTCGATGCAGCGGCTGATCGGCGAGATGCAGCACCACCAGGGGCACGGTGCAACCAGTGTCACAACAGAGCTGATCTTCCACACCCAGAACATCGAATTCCTTTCGGTGGCCTCAACGGTGCATCAGAAGGTCGGGGTGCCGGCCGTCGCCTTCACCTCGGCGAGCGACGGGCAGGAGCTCTTCTGCCAGGTCGATGCGGGTTACCAGCCGATCTCCTTCGTCATGGGCAACGTGGCGTACTCCATCGGTATCGGGCGTGGAATCACTGGTGCCTTCAAACAGATGGCGCGCGGCGAGGTGCGACAGTACAGCGATCTCTTCGCCCAGACGCGCAATCTGGCGCTCCAGCGGATCGTCGATGAAGCCACGTCGGTGGGCGCAAATGCGGTCGTGGGCATCACTACGAACATCCTGCCGTTCGGCGGCACTGCCGTGCAGGAGATGCTGATGGTCGGTACGGCCTCACGCCATGACATCTCCGACCCGGCGCTGGCAGCCATGGGTGTGATCACGAGCGACCTCACGGCCGAGGAGATGTGGAGCCTGGCCCGAATCGGATATGCACCGATGAAACTCGTGATGGGCACTTCGGTGTACTCACTCGGGCTGGTCGGCGGCATCACCTCGGCCTTCAAGAACTTCGTGAAGGGGGAGATCAGCGAACTGACGCAGCTGATCTACGGCGCAAGAGAAGAGTCGCTCGGCAAGATCCGCGATCAGGCAACGGCGGTCGGTGCCGACGACGTCATCGGCATCAAGACCTACGTATACGACCTCGGCGGCGGCCTGATCGAATTCCTCGCCATCGGAACGGCAGTGAAACGAACCTCGGTCGCCCACACCCGGTCCGAACAACTGCCGCCGCAGGCCATCGTGCGCGATCGCGACACCTTCTTCAATACGGCGGAGGCGTCCTACGGCGTGACGCTCACCGACCAGCAGCAGTAG
- a CDS encoding bifunctional [glutamine synthetase] adenylyltransferase/[glutamine synthetase]-adenylyl-L-tyrosine phosphorylase, whose product MARVQTTLTDLARVGFSQLSQAPADLEVATELGAVGLGDLLGSLRLTADPDQALSTLVKLLRLAEAPTRLLLESEQSRTRLLRVIGVSRGFGDFFLRHPEELDCLESHLSVLPGLPELEAELLDSVGAIDGFAAVSGGVAYTRLRVRYRRILAQVTAFDLEQPDPVRGVDAIADTLADLASAALDASLAAARARASIKGESRWLFPRDEVAATRLSIIGMGKAGAQELNYVSDVDVIFVGEGDEEAGLSTSRAIDIATALAMMTMHGIMETGLEPALWEVDPNLRPEGKAGALVRSLESHLAYYDRWAKSWEFQALLKARPLAGDLELGGRYVDAVRPKVWNSASRDGFVGSVQVMRQRVTEHIPDDEVEYQLKLGPGGLRDIEFTVQLLQLVHGQNDPMVRQSATLPALVALADQGYIGRIEAQEFSQDYRVLRLMEHRLQLRDLRRTHLVPRDEFEQRVLARATELAPSAAALLTLWSEIKVRVRTLHERLFYRPLLAAVAALGPDELSLTSEQAVARLAAIGFQDPRGALAHIAAMTAGVSRRAAIQRHLLPVMLQWFANGADPDYGLLAFRRLSDTLGETYWYLRMLRDSSGAASRLTQVLSGSRFAGELLERIPEAAAWLENDHELRPRPFEVLAGETAAIIARHDTPDAAAAALRHARRREVLRLAFGAILGLLTVQELAKGLTDITTVLLEGTLGLIRQAAAPAAGDGIEFAVIGMGRYGGREIGFGSDTDVMYVYRAKTIDGETAQSVARFIVNELVRLTEDHRLTLELDNDLRPEGKNGIVVRSLDSYRAYYSRWSLTWEAQALLRARGVAGDPALIADFEALADEVRYPHQIAETAVREVKRIKARVEKERLPQGADPARHLKLGRGSLSDVEWYVQLLQLEHGADHPEFRTTSTLDALQAEVEAGYIDPADARKLLDAWIFASRARSAMTLWTNRTADVLPMDRRALDGVARLLEYAPGSATALEEDYLAVTRRARAVFERHFYGEL is encoded by the coding sequence ATGGCGAGGGTTCAGACCACACTCACCGATCTCGCCCGCGTCGGGTTCTCCCAGCTCTCGCAGGCTCCGGCCGACCTCGAGGTCGCCACGGAGCTGGGGGCTGTGGGGCTCGGCGATCTGCTGGGATCGCTCCGGCTCACCGCCGACCCCGACCAGGCGTTGTCCACACTGGTGAAGCTTCTGCGTCTGGCCGAGGCACCGACCAGGCTGCTCCTGGAGAGCGAACAGAGCCGCACACGCCTGTTGAGGGTGATTGGGGTCTCCCGTGGCTTCGGCGACTTCTTTCTTCGGCACCCCGAAGAGCTGGATTGCCTGGAAAGCCATCTCTCTGTGCTACCCGGACTACCGGAACTCGAGGCGGAGCTCCTCGACTCGGTCGGCGCGATCGACGGTTTCGCAGCAGTTTCCGGTGGCGTCGCCTACACCCGGCTGCGCGTGCGCTACCGACGAATCCTTGCGCAGGTCACGGCGTTCGACCTCGAACAGCCAGACCCGGTGCGCGGAGTCGACGCCATCGCCGACACGCTCGCCGACCTGGCATCGGCCGCGCTCGACGCCTCGCTCGCCGCAGCCCGTGCCCGGGCATCCATCAAGGGCGAAAGCCGCTGGCTGTTCCCGCGAGACGAGGTGGCTGCGACCAGGCTTTCGATCATCGGGATGGGCAAGGCCGGGGCGCAGGAACTCAACTACGTCAGCGACGTCGACGTCATCTTCGTGGGCGAGGGTGACGAGGAGGCGGGGCTCAGCACGTCGCGGGCCATCGACATCGCAACCGCCCTGGCCATGATGACCATGCACGGAATCATGGAGACCGGGCTGGAACCGGCGCTGTGGGAGGTCGACCCCAACCTGCGGCCGGAGGGCAAGGCCGGGGCTCTCGTCAGGTCGCTGGAGTCGCATCTCGCGTACTACGACCGCTGGGCAAAGAGCTGGGAATTCCAGGCACTCCTGAAGGCCAGGCCGTTGGCTGGCGACCTCGAACTCGGTGGCAGGTATGTCGATGCCGTGAGGCCCAAGGTCTGGAACAGCGCTTCACGTGACGGGTTCGTGGGTTCGGTGCAGGTCATGCGCCAGCGTGTCACAGAGCACATCCCCGATGACGAGGTCGAATACCAGCTGAAACTCGGTCCCGGCGGGCTCCGCGACATCGAGTTCACTGTGCAATTGCTGCAGCTGGTTCATGGCCAGAACGACCCGATGGTGCGTCAGAGCGCGACTCTGCCAGCTCTCGTGGCACTCGCAGACCAGGGGTACATCGGGCGTATCGAAGCGCAGGAGTTCTCGCAGGACTACCGCGTGCTGCGTCTGATGGAGCACCGCCTGCAACTGCGTGATCTGCGGCGCACGCACCTCGTGCCCCGCGACGAGTTCGAACAGCGGGTGCTGGCACGGGCAACCGAACTCGCGCCCAGCGCCGCGGCGCTGCTCACCCTCTGGAGCGAGATCAAGGTGCGCGTGCGTACGTTGCACGAACGGCTGTTCTACCGGCCTCTCCTGGCCGCTGTCGCCGCTCTCGGACCTGACGAACTCAGCCTCACCAGCGAACAGGCCGTCGCCCGACTTGCCGCCATCGGTTTCCAGGACCCGAGGGGCGCCCTGGCTCACATAGCGGCGATGACCGCCGGTGTCTCCCGGCGCGCGGCGATCCAGCGTCACCTTCTGCCGGTGATGCTGCAGTGGTTCGCCAATGGAGCAGATCCCGACTACGGGCTGCTCGCCTTCCGTCGGCTGAGTGACACCCTCGGCGAGACCTACTGGTATCTCCGGATGCTCCGGGACTCCTCGGGCGCTGCATCACGCCTCACGCAGGTACTCTCGGGCTCGCGTTTCGCCGGAGAACTGCTTGAGCGCATACCGGAGGCGGCCGCGTGGCTCGAGAACGACCACGAACTCCGGCCCCGACCCTTCGAGGTACTCGCAGGGGAGACGGCGGCCATCATCGCCCGGCACGACACTCCCGATGCCGCCGCGGCCGCCCTTAGACATGCGCGGCGTCGAGAGGTGCTGCGCCTCGCGTTCGGAGCGATTCTCGGCCTGCTCACCGTGCAGGAGCTGGCCAAGGGCCTGACCGACATCACGACGGTACTGCTGGAGGGGACTCTCGGGCTCATCCGCCAGGCAGCGGCCCCCGCAGCGGGGGATGGGATCGAGTTCGCCGTCATCGGCATGGGCCGGTACGGCGGCCGAGAGATCGGCTTCGGCTCCGACACCGACGTGATGTACGTCTATCGAGCGAAGACGATCGACGGTGAGACCGCCCAGTCGGTGGCACGGTTCATCGTCAACGAACTGGTCAGGCTGACCGAAGACCACAGACTGACACTCGAGCTCGACAACGACCTGCGCCCCGAGGGCAAGAACGGCATCGTCGTGCGTTCGCTCGATTCGTACCGTGCGTACTATTCGCGATGGTCGCTCACCTGGGAGGCGCAGGCACTGTTGAGGGCACGGGGTGTCGCCGGTGACCCAGCCCTGATTGCCGATTTCGAAGCCCTTGCCGATGAAGTCCGTTACCCGCACCAGATCGCCGAGACCGCGGTGCGCGAGGTCAAGCGCATCAAGGCCCGGGTCGAGAAGGAACGGCTGCCGCAGGGCGCTGATCCGGCTCGCCACCTGAAGCTCGGTCGCGGGTCGCTGAGCGACGTCGAATGGTATGTACAGCTCCTTCAGCTCGAGCATGGTGCCGATCATCCGGAATTCCGGACCACGTCGACACTGGATGCCCTGCAGGCCGAAGTAGAGGCCGGGTACATCGACCCTGCTGACGCCCGGAAGCTCCTCGATGCCTGGATCTTCGCCTCGCGCGCCCGGTCGGCGATGACGCTGTGGACGAACCGCACCGCCGACGTCCTGCCGATGGATCGTCGTGCGCTCGACGGTGTGGCCCGGCTTCTCGAGTATGCGCCCGGGTCGGCCACGGCCCTCGAAGAGGACTACCTGGCCGTGACCCGGCGAGCGCGGGCGGTCTTCGAGAGGCATTTCTACGGCGAGCTCTAG
- a CDS encoding glutamine synthetase family protein, with translation MDKQRDFVLRTIEERGVKFVRLWFTDVIGTLKSVAIAPAEVEGAFAEGLGFDGSAIEGLTRSFEADVLAHPDPTTFQILPWRGEVDPTARMFCDITTPDGQPAVADPRNVLKRTLAKAGERGFSFYTHPEIEFYLLKSSEVGPNGPEPVDKAGYFDNVPGGTAHDFRRRSVRMLEDLGISVEFSHHEAGPGQNEIDLRYADALTTADNIMTFRTVIKEVAIEQGVYATFMPKPLSGHPGSGMHTHLSLFEGDSNAFFEAGAEYQLSKVGRQFIAGLLKHAPEITAVTNQFVNSYKRLWGGGEAPSFVCWGHNNRSALVRVPLYKPNKGQSSRIEYRAIDSAANPYLAYSLLLAAGLKGIEEGYELPPEAEDNVWALSDAERRALGYSSLPASLDQAISEMENSELVAETLGEHVFNYVLLNKRQEWASYRDQVTPFELQSNLEIL, from the coding sequence ATGGATAAGCAACGTGACTTCGTTCTTCGAACCATTGAGGAACGTGGCGTGAAGTTCGTTCGGCTCTGGTTCACTGACGTGATCGGCACCCTCAAGTCGGTGGCCATCGCTCCCGCCGAGGTGGAGGGTGCGTTCGCAGAAGGGCTGGGATTCGACGGCTCGGCGATCGAAGGCCTCACCCGGTCTTTCGAGGCCGACGTGCTCGCGCATCCTGACCCCACCACCTTCCAGATTCTGCCGTGGCGCGGTGAGGTCGACCCCACCGCCCGCATGTTCTGCGACATCACCACGCCAGACGGCCAGCCCGCTGTCGCCGACCCGCGTAATGTGCTCAAGCGAACCCTCGCCAAAGCGGGCGAGCGCGGCTTCTCGTTCTACACGCACCCCGAGATCGAGTTCTACCTGCTCAAGTCGAGCGAAGTCGGCCCGAACGGCCCCGAGCCCGTCGACAAGGCAGGGTACTTCGACAACGTGCCGGGCGGAACGGCTCACGACTTCCGGCGTCGATCGGTGCGGATGCTCGAAGACCTCGGCATCTCGGTGGAGTTCTCGCACCACGAAGCCGGCCCCGGCCAGAACGAGATCGACCTGCGCTACGCCGATGCTCTCACCACGGCCGACAACATCATGACGTTCCGCACGGTGATCAAAGAGGTGGCGATCGAGCAGGGCGTGTACGCCACGTTCATGCCCAAGCCGCTTTCGGGACACCCCGGTTCAGGAATGCACACCCACCTCTCGCTCTTCGAAGGCGACTCCAACGCGTTCTTCGAAGCCGGTGCCGAGTACCAGCTCTCGAAGGTCGGGCGCCAGTTCATCGCAGGGCTGCTGAAGCACGCACCGGAGATCACAGCGGTGACGAACCAGTTCGTCAACTCGTACAAGCGCCTGTGGGGCGGGGGAGAAGCCCCGAGTTTCGTCTGCTGGGGCCACAACAACCGCTCCGCTCTGGTGCGCGTGCCGTTGTACAAGCCGAACAAGGGCCAGAGTTCGCGCATCGAATACCGGGCCATCGACTCGGCCGCGAACCCGTATCTCGCCTATTCGCTGCTGCTGGCCGCGGGGCTCAAGGGCATCGAAGAGGGCTATGAGCTGCCACCGGAAGCCGAAGACAACGTCTGGGCACTGAGCGATGCTGAGCGACGCGCCCTCGGCTACAGTTCACTGCCGGCGAGCCTCGACCAGGCGATCTCCGAAATGGAGAACTCAGAACTCGTCGCCGAGACTCTGGGTGAGCACGTCTTCAACTACGTGCTGCTGAACAAACGCCAGGAGTGGGCTTCGTACCGCGACCAGGTCACCCCATTCGAGTTGCAGAGCAACCTGGAAATCCTCTAA